One part of the Oenanthe melanoleuca isolate GR-GAL-2019-014 chromosome 26, OMel1.0, whole genome shotgun sequence genome encodes these proteins:
- the RBM15 gene encoding RNA-binding protein 15: MGAGGGGARCRRGSQDGGGCVSGRSGRPGGSAAAAAMKGKERSPAKAKRSRGGEDSASSSSSSRGSKKPSGSSGGGGGSNGGKAAAASGESNSGSGRRGAHADKGGRAGSREYETGSAAAAGGGSRHGYSGKTAEASRSSSSRGGGESRAAAAASSSSSSSEPGGGEYKTLKISELGSALSDEAVEDGLFHEFKRFGDVSVKISRLPPGAGAADERVAFVNFRRPEDARAAKHARGRLVLYDRPLKIEAVYVGGGSGRRRSSRSPALLDKESPYGTAAVGAVAAAVRHPPAGAAQRALSPAGSGGALGYRDYRLQQLALGRLPPPPPLPRELERERDYGSFYEARVRPAYGLERVAGVAAAGGFRGGGGGGAGAAAEEEISPEDDQRANRTLFLGNLDITVSESDLRRAFDRFGVITEVDIKRPGRGQTSTYGFLKFENLDMAHRAKLAMSGKVLLRNPIKIGYGKATPTTRLWVGGLGPWVPLAALAREFDRFGTIRTIDYRKGDSWAYIQYESLDAAQAACTHMRGFPLGGPDRRLRVDFADTEHRYQQPYLQPLPLPPPAHYELVAEAAAFGAHRGAPPDPLRGARDRTPPLLYRDRDRDLYSETEWVPPPPPVRDRSNRAAAYDPLESLERRRDGWSLERDRGERELGGSSRDQPRKRRLAEDGGRHLDRSPDSERSSSSRKRHCLATTSPPDRSPELLGGRERYSSDPERSSRLLLLERPSPIRESRRGSLERGQNEKRDRKNSAERERKHRAAAQEGKSPAKKDERAAEGGGGGSRLKPPPQKQQQDGAAQAGAAPKLCLAWQGMLLLKNSNFPSNMHLLQGDLGVASSLLVEGATGGKVAQLKITQRLRLDQPKLDEVNRRIKVAGPKGYAVLLAVPGASDGRAAAAAAEAATTSTQRPLRNLVSYLKQKQAAGVISLPVGGNKDKENSGVLHAFPPCDFSQQFLDSTAKALAKSEDDYLVMIIVRGAS; this comes from the coding sequence ATGGGCGCGGGGGGGGGCGGCGCGCGCTGCCGGCGCGGCtcccaagatggcggcgggtGCGTGAGCGGGCGGTCGGGGAGGCCcggcgggagcgcggccgccgccgccatgaAGGGCAAGGAGCGCTCGCCCGCCAAGGCCAAGCGCTCCCGGGGCGGCGAGGACTCGgcgtcctcctcctcctcctcgcgCGGCAGCAAGAAGCCGAGCGGCTCGTCCGGCGGAGGCGGCGGCTCCAACGGCGGGAAAGCGGCGGCGGCGTCCGGCGAGAGCAACAGCGGGAGCGGCCGGCGCGGCGCCCACGCGGACAAGGGCGGCCGCGCCGGCAGCCGCGAGTACGAGACCGGTtcggcggcggccgcgggcggcGGGAGCCGGCACGGCTACAGCGGTAAAACCGCGGAGGCGTCgcggagcagcagcagccgcggCGGCGGCGAATCGcgggcggccgccgccgcctcctcttcctcctcctcgtcgGAGCCGGGCGGCGGCGAGTACAAGACGCTGAAGATCAGCGAGCTGGGCTCGGCGCTGAGCGACGAGGCGGTGGAGGACGGGCTTTTCCACGAGTTCAAGCGCTTCGGCGACGTGAGCGTCAAGATCAGCCGGCTGCCGCCCGGCGCGGGCGCCGCCGACGAGCGCGTGGCCTTCGTCAACTTCCGCCGGCCCGAGGACGCGCGCGCCGCCAAGCACGCCCGCGGCCGCCTCGTGCTCTACGACCGCCCGCTCAAGATCGAGGCCGTCTATGTCGGCGGGGGCAGCGGCCGCCGGCGCAGCAGCCGCTCCCCGGCGCTGCTGGACAAGGAGTCCCCCTACGGCACGGCGGCGGTCGGGGCGGTGGCGGCGGCCGTGCGGCACCCGCCGGCCGGGGCCGCGCAGCGGGCGCTGTCCCCGGCGGGCAGCGGCGGAGCTTTGGGATACCGGGATTACCGGCTGCAGCAGCTCGCCCTGGGCcggctcccgccgccgccgccgctgccgagggagctggagagggagcgGGACTACGGCAGCTTCTACGAGGCGCGGGTGCGGCCGGCCTACGGGCTGGAGCGCGTGGCCGGAGTGGCGGCGGCCGGCGGGTTccgcggaggaggaggaggaggcgccGGAGCGGCCGCTGAGGAGGAGATCAGCCCCGAGGACGACCAGAGAGCCAACCGCACGCTGTTCCTGGGCAACCTGGACATCACCGTGAGCGAGTCGGACTTGCGGCGGGCGTTTGACCGTTTTGGGGTCATCACCGAGGTGGACATCAAGAGGCCGGGGCGTGGGCAGACCAGCACCTATGGGTTTCTTAAGTTTGAGAATCTGGACATGGCGCACCGGGCCAAGTTGGCCATGTCGGGGAAGGTGCTGCTGCGCAACCCCATCAAGATCGGGTACGGGAAAGCCACCCCGACCACCCGGCTGTGGGTGGGCGGCCTGGGGCCCTGGGTGCCCCTGGCCGCCCTGGCCAGGGAGTTTGATCGGTTTGGCACCATCCGCACCATCGATTACCGCAAAGGGGATTCCTGGGCCTATATCCAGTACGAGAGCCTGGACGCGGCGCAGGCGGCCTGCACCCACATGCGGGGGTTCCCCCTGGGGGGGCCGGATCGCCGGCTCCGCGTAGACTTTGCCGACACGGAGCATCGGTACCAGCAGCCCtacctgcagcccctgcccttgCCGCCCCCGGCTCATTACGAGCTGGTGGCGGAGGCGGCTGCTTTTGGGGCTCACCGGGGAGCCCCCCCTGACCCTCTGCGGGGGGCCCGGGACAGGACGCCACCGTTGCTCTATAGAGACCGTGACAGAGACCTTTATTCCGAGACAGAGTGGGTGCCCCCGCCGCCCCCTGTGCGGGACCGGAGTAACCGGGCAGCTGCCTACGACCCACTGGAAAGCCTGGAGCGCCGCCGGGACGGGTGGTCCTTGGAGCGGGACCGCGGGGAGAGGGAGCTGGGCGGTAGCAGTAGGGATCAGCCTAGGAAACGGAGACTGGCGGAGGATGGAGGCCGCCACTTGGACCGTTCCCCCGACAGCGAGCGCTCCTCTTCCTCCCGAAAGCGCCACTGCTTGGCCACCACCTCTCCCCCGGACCGCAGCCCCGAGCTCCTGGGGGGCCGGGAGCGTTACAGTAGTGACCCCGAGCGCTCGTCCCGCTTGCTCCTCTTGGAGCGACCTTCCCCCATCCGGGAGTCCCGCCGGGGCAGCCTGGAGCGGGGGCAGAACGAAAAGCGCGACCGCAAGAATTCTGCGGAGCGGGAGCGCAAGCACCGCGCCGCCGCCCAGGAGGGCAAAAGCCCGGCCAAAAAGGACGAGCGGGCGGCGGAGGGAGGCGGCGGAGGCTCCCGCCTCAAACCTCCTccccagaaacagcagcaggacgGAGCGGCGCAGGCCGGGGCGGCGCCCAAGCTGTGCCTGGCTTggcaggggatgctgctgctgaagaacaGCAACTTCCCGTCCAACATGCACCTGCTCCAGGGGGACCTCGGCGTCGCCAGCAGCCTCCTCGTGGAGGGAGCCACCGGGGGCAAAGTGGCTCAGCTCAAGATCACCCAGCGTCTCCGCCTGGACCAGCCCAAGCTGGACGAGGTGAACCGGCGCATCAAGGTGGCGGGTCCCAAGGGATACGCCGTCCTCCTGGCCGTGCCCGGCGCCTCCGACGGCcgcgccgcggccgccgccgccgaggCCGCCACCACCTCCACGCAGAGGCCGCTCAGGAATCTGGTGTCCTACCTAAAGCAAAAGCAGGCTGCTGGGGTGATCAGCCTCCCTGTGGGGGGCAACAAAGACAAGGAGAACAGCGGGGTGCTGCACGCCTTTCCGCCCTGCGATTTCTCCCAGCAGTTCCTGGACTCCACGGCCAAGGCGTTGGCCAAATCAGAGGACGACTATCTGGTCATGATCATTGTCCGTGGGGCGTCCTAA